One window of the Ureibacillus sp. FSL W7-1570 genome contains the following:
- a CDS encoding ABC transporter permease, whose protein sequence is MQLLNIGKFILLRTLKFAILLFAVVLFSFILVSFSPVDPIQSYLGAEMMVVSEEQKEQLAEYFGVDESKTQQFLNWLNMFLHGDLGTSLLYRQEVLSIIQERFLASFMLMAISWIISGIFGYALGVIAGMNEGSWMDRAIKSYCFILASTPAFWIGILLLIVFSMWLGLFPIGLGTPIGMLSDEVTWLDQIKHMVLPALTLSIIGVSNITLHTRQKVMDVFNTEFIRFARAKGEEGFRLFARHGLRNTLFPAISVHFASFGELFGGAILAEQVFSYPGLGQAIVQAGMNSDVPLLLGIVVFSTLFVFIGNLLADLLYYLIDVRMKNGETI, encoded by the coding sequence TTGCAACTCTTGAATATAGGAAAATTTATTCTATTGCGCACATTGAAATTTGCCATATTGCTATTTGCCGTTGTCTTGTTCTCTTTCATACTCGTCAGCTTCTCGCCTGTCGATCCCATCCAATCCTATCTCGGGGCGGAGATGATGGTGGTCAGCGAAGAGCAAAAGGAACAACTTGCTGAATATTTTGGTGTCGATGAATCAAAAACACAGCAATTTCTTAATTGGTTGAATATGTTTTTGCATGGGGATTTAGGCACTTCCCTATTGTACCGGCAAGAGGTGTTGTCCATCATTCAAGAAAGGTTTCTCGCCTCCTTTATGCTGATGGCCATTTCCTGGATTATCTCCGGCATTTTTGGCTACGCATTAGGTGTGATTGCGGGGATGAACGAAGGATCTTGGATGGACCGGGCAATCAAATCTTATTGTTTCATCCTCGCTTCCACCCCGGCCTTTTGGATAGGGATATTATTGCTGATTGTCTTTTCCATGTGGCTCGGCTTGTTTCCGATTGGTTTGGGGACCCCGATTGGGATGCTATCAGATGAAGTGACCTGGCTGGATCAAATAAAGCATATGGTGCTCCCTGCTTTGACATTAAGTATCATTGGCGTTTCCAATATCACCCTTCATACAAGGCAAAAAGTGATGGACGTTTTTAACACCGAATTTATACGATTCGCACGGGCAAAGGGGGAAGAAGGTTTCCGGCTTTTTGCCAGACATGGTTTGCGAAATACGTTATTCCCTGCCATTTCTGTGCACTTTGCCTCATTTGGAGAATTGTTTGGAGGGGCCATTTTAGCTGAACAAGTATTTTCTTATCCGGGTTTGGGACAAGCCATCGTCCAAGCAGGAATGAATAGTGATGTTCCCCTGTTGCTGGGAATCGTTGTATTTAGTACGTTGTTTGTGTTTATCGGCAATTTATTGGCCGATTTGTTGTATTACCTCATCGATGTACGGATGAAAAATGGTGAAACGATATGA
- the hypD gene encoding hydrogenase formation protein HypD, translating to MKMRYIDEFRNPDLIKKTLEEIERIVEPDDHFRIMEACGGHTYSIFHFGLQELLPKNIEFIHGPGCPVCVLPPGRVDEGLEIASKNSEVIFTAFGDVMRVPGKKGSPLNHKAMGTDVRMIYSPLDALNIAIKNPDKKVILFAIGFETTAPSTAITVLKAKELDIDNFFVYSNHVKIIPVLKSILDQPNMRIDGFIGPGHASVIIGAHPYEIIAKEYKKPVVISGFEPLDILQSILMLIKQLKSGESKVEIQYKRVVMEEGNVSALEIINQVFEDRPAFEWRGLGAIQNSALKLKPEFAKWDAEVHFNVEKIHIEENKDAQCGEILKGMLKPNQCKLFGKVCTPDNPVGALMVSSEGACATYYNHLYSTMSS from the coding sequence ATGAAGATGCGTTATATTGATGAATTTCGTAATCCTGATTTGATTAAGAAAACTTTGGAAGAAATTGAGCGTATCGTTGAGCCGGATGACCATTTTCGAATAATGGAGGCATGCGGAGGGCATACGTATTCGATTTTCCATTTCGGCCTTCAAGAACTGTTGCCAAAAAATATTGAATTTATTCACGGGCCAGGATGTCCCGTATGTGTTCTTCCCCCAGGGCGTGTCGATGAAGGATTGGAGATTGCATCCAAAAATTCCGAAGTGATTTTTACAGCGTTTGGGGATGTGATGCGCGTTCCAGGAAAAAAAGGTTCCCCATTAAACCATAAAGCGATGGGGACGGATGTACGGATGATTTATTCACCCTTGGATGCATTAAACATTGCGATCAAAAATCCGGATAAAAAAGTGATATTATTTGCCATCGGTTTTGAAACGACGGCCCCTTCCACAGCCATCACGGTTCTAAAAGCGAAAGAATTGGATATCGACAACTTTTTCGTCTATTCCAATCATGTAAAAATCATACCGGTTTTAAAATCCATTTTGGACCAGCCGAATATGAGAATTGACGGATTCATCGGGCCGGGGCATGCATCGGTTATCATCGGTGCCCATCCTTATGAAATCATTGCCAAGGAATATAAAAAGCCGGTCGTGATTTCAGGTTTTGAACCATTGGACATTTTGCAGTCCATTTTGATGCTGATCAAACAGCTGAAAAGCGGAGAATCCAAAGTGGAAATCCAGTATAAACGGGTTGTAATGGAAGAGGGAAATGTTTCCGCATTAGAAATCATCAATCAAGTGTTTGAAGATCGCCCTGCATTTGAATGGCGCGGATTAGGGGCAATCCAAAATTCCGCATTGAAGCTGAAACCGGAATTCGCCAAATGGGATGCGGAAGTTCATTTCAATGTCGAAAAAATCCACATTGAAGAAAACAAAGATGCCCAATGCGGGGAAATATTGAAGGGAATGCTGAAGCCGAATCAATGCAAATTGTTCGGAAAAGTGTGCACTCCTGACAATCCTGTCGGCGCTCTCATGGTTTCTTCTGAAGGGGCGTGTGCAACTTATTATAACCACCTGTATTCTACAATGAGTTCTTAA
- the hypF gene encoding carbamoyltransferase HypF has protein sequence MTTPYRTMTTYTFLPDTAICDDCLKELFDPESKRYLYPYIGCPNCGPRYALMKNVPFERQNTTMADWEMCPSCKEEYENPQNRRYHAELNCCPQCGPNYYLFENGQRVEGEEMFRRVAELLNAGETLLVKNNGGYHLVCDAFNGKAVQVMRNKLGRPRKAFAIMVKDLEAAKEIVHLSEKEEEILLSKRRPILLAKSKNEELSSIVAPNNTDIGLMVPYTGLQHLLFHFGAPRYIVMTSANYPGEPTIHKDDQLTGLMEDFQCAALIGEREIERSVDDTVLKVTKLGAVPFRRSRGYNNLLDIALPSSRPILTVGADLKSTITLVKDQKVVMSHHLGDMTKYGTQLKFERTVKDYLAIHGVDLSETIIGYDLHPEYFTTKFAQTLEGCQHVAVQHHKAHLASILAVKNKLSERVVGIVFDGAGYGEDGEIWGGEIFVGSVQEGFTRRGHLRKASLIGGDAAATFPLQALAGFIGDFDKELLDRLQLPDSFHKALKIKEKNIRTFPTTSVGRLYDAVAALLGFHLDNSFEGEAAIGLEYLASQSQVEEVYTFPWTGEELDYRPLFEEMIQSKLKGQSPSVIARGFHRSLAQAVVDVIQSLCEEYDTNYAVLSGGVFHNSLLVSDIFDLLEGSKIEILYDDEVPLGDNCISLGQAAILSATIIE, from the coding sequence ATGACAACGCCTTATCGTACGATGACGACCTATACTTTTTTACCTGATACGGCCATCTGCGATGATTGTTTAAAAGAATTGTTTGACCCGGAAAGTAAACGTTATTTATATCCATATATCGGCTGCCCTAATTGCGGACCAAGATATGCGTTAATGAAAAATGTCCCATTTGAACGCCAAAATACAACCATGGCGGATTGGGAAATGTGCCCATCCTGCAAAGAGGAATATGAAAATCCGCAGAACCGCCGATATCATGCGGAATTAAACTGCTGTCCGCAATGCGGTCCAAACTATTATCTGTTTGAAAATGGACAACGTGTTGAAGGTGAAGAGATGTTCCGGCGGGTAGCCGAACTGTTGAATGCCGGGGAAACCCTTCTTGTGAAAAACAATGGCGGCTACCATTTAGTATGTGATGCCTTTAATGGCAAAGCGGTTCAAGTCATGAGAAATAAATTGGGCCGCCCACGAAAAGCCTTTGCCATCATGGTAAAAGATTTGGAGGCAGCAAAAGAAATTGTTCATTTATCTGAAAAGGAAGAAGAGATTTTACTATCGAAAAGACGTCCAATTTTGCTTGCCAAATCAAAGAATGAAGAATTGAGCTCCATCGTTGCGCCGAACAATACAGACATCGGCCTCATGGTGCCTTATACAGGATTGCAGCATCTTTTGTTCCACTTTGGCGCGCCGCGTTACATCGTGATGACGAGCGCCAACTATCCCGGAGAACCGACGATTCATAAAGATGACCAATTAACGGGATTGATGGAAGATTTCCAATGTGCGGCTTTGATCGGTGAACGTGAAATCGAGCGGAGCGTTGACGACACGGTATTGAAAGTGACGAAACTCGGAGCGGTGCCTTTCAGAAGATCCAGGGGCTATAACAACTTGCTGGATATCGCGTTGCCTTCTTCCCGCCCGATTTTAACGGTCGGCGCAGATTTAAAGAGCACCATTACACTGGTAAAAGACCAGAAAGTCGTTATGAGCCACCATCTTGGCGACATGACGAAATATGGCACACAGTTGAAGTTTGAACGGACAGTGAAGGATTATTTGGCCATCCATGGGGTGGACTTGAGCGAAACCATTATCGGTTATGATTTGCATCCGGAATACTTTACAACGAAATTCGCCCAAACATTGGAAGGCTGTCAACATGTCGCTGTGCAACATCATAAAGCCCATCTTGCCTCCATATTGGCGGTGAAAAATAAACTGTCGGAACGGGTTGTCGGCATTGTTTTTGACGGTGCCGGATACGGTGAGGACGGCGAAATTTGGGGCGGCGAAATTTTTGTAGGAAGTGTACAGGAAGGATTTACGCGGCGCGGCCATTTAAGAAAAGCGTCTTTGATTGGCGGAGATGCGGCAGCAACGTTTCCGCTTCAAGCTTTGGCAGGTTTTATAGGTGACTTTGACAAAGAGCTGCTGGATCGTTTGCAGCTTCCGGATTCATTCCATAAGGCATTGAAAATCAAGGAAAAAAATATTCGCACATTCCCGACAACATCCGTGGGAAGATTGTATGATGCGGTGGCCGCGTTATTAGGTTTCCACCTGGACAACTCCTTTGAAGGGGAAGCGGCTATAGGTTTGGAATACTTGGCGAGCCAATCACAAGTGGAAGAAGTGTACACATTCCCATGGACAGGGGAAGAGTTGGATTATCGCCCATTATTTGAAGAAATGATTCAATCAAAGCTGAAAGGCCAATCGCCATCAGTGATTGCAAGGGGATTCCATCGCAGTTTGGCCCAGGCGGTTGTGGATGTGATTCAGTCCCTTTGTGAAGAGTATGATACGAATTACGCCGTATTGTCCGGCGGGGTGTTCCATAATAGTCTGCTGGTTTCCGACATTTTCGATTTATTGGAAGGTTCAAAGATTGAAATTTTATATGATGATGAAGTTCCATTGGGCGACAATTGCATCAGCTTAGGGCAAGCAGCCATTCTTTCAGCAACAATCATTGAATAA
- a CDS encoding ABC transporter ATP-binding protein has translation MNIVYELKHETNEEIEKVQTHFLLEIKNMSLTIERFNKGFARERLYAIRDFHLQIQHGEVVAVVGASGSGKSLLADAILGIQPKNSVIEGSVNYENQPLTEKRKKRLRGNDIMLIPQMTNALDPLMKIGKQVKALVKQKNKQKTVEEIFRKVGLDPEIYHQIPSACSGGMIRRIFIAMALASEAKLIIADEPTNGLDAEALDELLFQLKMLARDHRGVVMITHDLEAAMKIADKIAVFYAGETVEIVDRKYLKKGGKFRHPYSRALWNALPQNGFIPIEGSQPSPAEELAGCSFADCCPIATRRCRAEKPELQKIGKYEMVRCFYA, from the coding sequence ATGAACATAGTTTATGAACTGAAACATGAAACAAATGAAGAGATAGAGAAAGTGCAAACCCATTTTTTGCTGGAAATAAAAAACATGTCTTTAACGATTGAACGGTTTAATAAAGGGTTTGCCCGTGAACGTTTGTATGCCATAAGGGATTTTCATTTACAGATTCAACATGGAGAAGTGGTGGCCGTTGTTGGGGCGAGCGGGTCAGGCAAAAGTTTGTTGGCGGATGCCATTTTGGGGATTCAGCCAAAAAATTCTGTGATTGAAGGTTCGGTGAATTACGAAAATCAACCGCTGACCGAGAAAAGGAAAAAACGGCTGCGCGGCAATGACATCATGCTTATTCCGCAAATGACCAATGCTTTGGATCCGTTGATGAAAATTGGAAAGCAAGTAAAAGCATTGGTGAAACAGAAAAATAAGCAAAAAACGGTGGAAGAAATATTCCGGAAGGTGGGATTGGATCCGGAGATATATCACCAAATTCCTTCCGCATGTTCAGGCGGGATGATTCGCAGAATTTTTATCGCCATGGCATTGGCAAGTGAAGCGAAGCTGATTATTGCGGATGAACCAACCAATGGATTAGATGCGGAAGCGCTTGACGAATTGTTATTCCAATTAAAAATGTTGGCAAGGGATCATCGGGGTGTGGTCATGATTACCCACGATTTGGAAGCGGCAATGAAAATCGCAGATAAAATTGCGGTGTTCTATGCGGGGGAAACGGTTGAAATTGTGGACAGAAAATATTTGAAGAAGGGCGGGAAATTCCGTCATCCTTATTCAAGGGCGCTTTGGAATGCATTGCCGCAAAACGGGTTTATTCCTATTGAAGGTTCACAGCCTTCCCCTGCAGAAGAGCTGGCAGGCTGTTCCTTTGCAGATTGTTGTCCAATCGCGACGAGAAGATGCAGGGCGGAAAAGCCTGAATTACAAAAGATCGGAAAATACGAGATGGTAAGGTGCTTTTATGCTTAA
- a CDS encoding NifU family protein yields MGTQSKSVEQLTERIDQVLREIREMDFTDYQLKKIMELKKAIEAFHEDALRKLVKIVRSTDEGKQLMLEAIEDPSVYAMLLLHGIIKQNLYTKVAAVMEEIRPYLNSHGGDIELEKIDGNVVYVRMQGACSGCSLSAVTLKNGVEEAIKARVPEVERVEMVNDLSPGYMPYKRNVDEEDLMNSGWREGPNVDELEENKPYYLTIDEVDVLLIIIDNKIMAYRNRCPHRGIPFTQETVEQEDHMVLIGHDNTLRFDLTNGECVTVPHIQLEPFPVRIENKQVWIRTGN; encoded by the coding sequence TTGGGCACACAATCAAAAAGTGTGGAACAATTGACAGAGCGGATTGATCAAGTGTTAAGAGAGATACGGGAAATGGATTTTACTGACTACCAATTGAAAAAAATCATGGAGTTAAAGAAAGCCATTGAAGCGTTTCATGAAGATGCCCTTAGAAAGCTTGTAAAAATTGTCCGCTCAACGGATGAAGGAAAACAGTTGATGTTGGAGGCCATAGAGGATCCTTCTGTCTATGCGATGCTTTTATTGCATGGAATCATAAAGCAAAACCTGTATACAAAAGTCGCTGCGGTCATGGAAGAGATTCGGCCTTATTTAAATTCCCATGGCGGGGATATTGAATTGGAAAAAATCGATGGCAATGTGGTCTATGTGCGGATGCAAGGGGCTTGTTCAGGCTGCTCCTTATCGGCGGTGACATTGAAAAACGGCGTTGAAGAAGCCATCAAAGCACGGGTTCCGGAAGTCGAAAGAGTCGAGATGGTCAACGATTTATCTCCAGGGTATATGCCTTACAAACGGAACGTCGATGAAGAGGATTTAATGAATTCGGGGTGGAGAGAAGGCCCGAATGTCGACGAATTGGAAGAAAACAAGCCATACTACCTCACCATCGATGAAGTGGACGTGCTGTTAATCATCATAGACAACAAGATCATGGCCTATCGGAACCGCTGTCCACATCGGGGAATACCATTTACACAGGAGACGGTGGAACAGGAAGATCATATGGTTTTAATCGGACATGACAATACACTTCGCTTTGATTTGACAAATGGGGAATGCGTTACTGTCCCGCATATCCAATTGGAGCCGTTTCCTGTGCGAATTGAAAATAAGCAAGTGTGGATCAGGACCGGGAATTAA
- the hypE gene encoding hydrogenase expression/formation protein HypE, giving the protein MLKEKVAFREPTIQLAHGAGGKASRRLIEGLLVPYLNVKELNDAAYVQADQTKIAFTADSFVVNPLRFPGGSIGELAINGTVNDIAMGGAKPLAIVTTLIIEAGLETEILESEIKAMHEAAEKANVAIVGGDTKVVEHQKADKLFITTAGIGLVDPRVNLSASRVKKGDKIILSGPIGDHGITILFARGDLDLEADIKSDTRSVWPFVSKLINAAAPGLKWMRDPTRGGMATALNELARDAQVAIMLEEEAIKVHPEVRGACEILGLDPMHIANEGQFIAVVSEEYAQDALKAIQQVPGGEQAAIIGEVFESDRHIVLSRSSYGGTRAIDMLVGDPLPRIC; this is encoded by the coding sequence ATGCTGAAAGAGAAGGTCGCTTTTAGAGAACCAACCATTCAACTTGCCCATGGAGCCGGCGGGAAGGCAAGCCGGAGATTAATTGAGGGGCTTCTGGTGCCGTATTTAAATGTAAAAGAATTGAACGATGCGGCCTATGTACAAGCGGATCAAACAAAAATCGCCTTTACAGCGGACAGCTTTGTCGTAAATCCTTTGAGATTCCCTGGGGGATCCATCGGGGAATTGGCAATCAACGGAACGGTCAATGACATTGCCATGGGCGGTGCGAAACCGCTGGCCATAGTTACAACTTTGATCATAGAAGCAGGCCTTGAAACGGAAATATTGGAATCGGAAATAAAAGCCATGCATGAAGCGGCGGAAAAAGCGAATGTGGCCATTGTCGGCGGCGATACAAAAGTGGTCGAACATCAAAAGGCGGACAAGCTGTTTATTACGACAGCAGGCATCGGGCTTGTGGACCCAAGAGTCAATTTATCAGCAAGCAGAGTCAAAAAGGGAGATAAAATCATCCTTTCCGGACCCATTGGTGACCATGGCATCACCATCCTTTTCGCCCGGGGAGATCTCGATCTGGAAGCGGATATCAAATCCGACACACGCTCAGTTTGGCCGTTTGTTTCCAAACTGATTAATGCGGCAGCACCGGGGCTAAAATGGATGCGCGATCCAACCCGTGGTGGAATGGCAACCGCATTAAACGAATTGGCAAGGGATGCCCAAGTGGCGATCATGCTTGAAGAAGAAGCCATCAAAGTGCATCCGGAAGTACGCGGCGCTTGTGAAATATTGGGGCTTGATCCGATGCATATCGCGAATGAAGGGCAATTTATCGCGGTTGTTTCAGAGGAATATGCGCAAGATGCATTAAAAGCCATACAGCAAGTCCCTGGAGGAGAACAGGCGGCCATTATTGGGGAAGTGTTTGAAAGCGATCGCCATATTGTCCTTTCCCGCTCTTCTTATGGTGGAACGAGGGCGATTGATATGTTGGTCGGTGATCCCCTTCCACGGATTTGTTGA
- a CDS encoding HypC/HybG/HupF family hydrogenase formation chaperone, with protein MCLAIPGKIVELLDDQNQYAMIDVSGVKRKVNISLIKHENVNENDWVLIHVGFAMNKISEEQAKEQLQLLQEIGEDKEAMEEVRGYQFE; from the coding sequence ATGTGCTTGGCGATTCCAGGAAAAATTGTCGAGTTGCTGGATGATCAAAATCAATATGCGATGATTGATGTTTCCGGTGTGAAACGCAAAGTGAACATCAGTTTGATCAAACATGAAAATGTGAATGAAAACGATTGGGTGTTGATTCACGTCGGATTCGCAATGAATAAAATCAGCGAAGAGCAGGCGAAAGAGCAATTACAACTATTGCAGGAAATAGGAGAAGACAAGGAAGCGATGGAGGAAGTGAGAGGGTATCAGTTTGAATAA
- a CDS encoding ABC transporter permease, translating into MKNHSITIGLGNTVHRKRVLMKLTVTALLFLIIAFSGFLIGDEQIEANMSEKNLSPSVEHLFGTDWLGRDMFYRTFLGLHLSLQVGLLAATISTLIALIFSLLSSINKFFDAIVTGLIDLFLSIPHLVALILIAFVLGGGVKGVVVGIALTHWPSLTRVLRAELMQIKSAEYVQISKKLGKSRMWIIRRHFLPQLIPQLFVGFILLFPHAILHESAVTFLGFGLSPEQPAIGIILSESMKYLTTGMWWLVLFPGLSLISMVVMFDVLGNNLRKLLNPN; encoded by the coding sequence ATGAAAAATCATTCCATTACAATTGGACTTGGAAATACGGTCCACCGCAAACGGGTGTTGATGAAATTAACCGTAACCGCATTGTTATTTCTGATCATTGCTTTTAGCGGTTTTTTGATCGGTGATGAGCAGATCGAGGCGAATATGAGTGAAAAAAATCTCAGCCCTTCCGTCGAACACCTTTTTGGAACGGATTGGTTAGGAAGGGATATGTTTTACCGCACATTTTTGGGTCTTCATTTAAGTTTGCAAGTCGGCTTGCTGGCGGCAACGATCAGTACATTAATAGCCCTTATCTTCAGTTTGTTATCTTCTATAAACAAATTTTTCGATGCAATTGTAACAGGTCTTATCGATTTGTTTTTAAGCATCCCCCACCTTGTGGCTTTGATTTTAATTGCCTTTGTATTAGGTGGAGGAGTAAAAGGCGTTGTGGTTGGCATCGCTCTTACCCATTGGCCTTCGCTGACACGGGTGTTGCGTGCGGAACTGATGCAAATCAAATCGGCCGAATATGTACAAATATCTAAGAAATTAGGAAAATCCCGTATGTGGATCATCAGGCGGCATTTCTTACCGCAATTGATCCCCCAATTATTTGTAGGATTTATATTATTGTTTCCACATGCCATATTGCATGAATCGGCCGTCACCTTTTTAGGATTTGGCTTATCGCCTGAACAGCCGGCCATTGGCATTATTTTATCGGAATCAATGAAATATTTGACGACCGGCATGTGGTGGCTTGTGCTGTTTCCCGGATTATCATTGATTTCAATGGTTGTCATGTTTGATGTGTTGGGAAATAACCTGCGAAAATTATTGAATCCGAATTGA
- a CDS encoding ABC transporter substrate-binding protein, which yields MSVLIFACFLLVACTSQASDSETGKKKDSLVLAIGSEPTDGFDPTTGWGRYGSPLFQSTLLTLDRNFNVQPDLAVDYSVSEDGLEWTVKIRDDVKFSDGEPLTIEDVIFTFETAKNSQSVVDLQNLKKIEKLDAQTVKFVLERPQSTFLYTLTMLGIVPKHAYSENYRENPIGSGPYKLVQWDKGQQLIVEENPYYYGKKSPFKKLTFLFLSQDAAFLAAKAGQVDIVSVPPNLAKESISGMKLIALDSVDNRGIMLPFVKPGYDAEKGIEIGHEVTSDLAIRKALNIGIDRDKLVEDVLEGFGTPAFSVADKLPWWNEETVFEDGDTEAAEQILMDAGWRKNADGIFEKDGEKASFTLVYPASDQTRQSLAIAFKQMAKEIGIEVNTEGKSWSEIEEVMHSTPVVMGWGSHDPIEIYHLYHSKYRGQGYSNANYYSNKKVDQYMDQAIHAITPEEANEYWKKAQWDGETGFSALGDAPWVWLVNLQHLYVVNEHLNIGEQKIQPHGHGWPITEFIADWTWEE from the coding sequence ATGTCAGTGCTGATTTTTGCATGTTTCCTGCTGGTTGCATGCACATCCCAAGCTTCTGACTCAGAAACTGGCAAGAAAAAAGATAGTTTAGTATTGGCAATCGGCTCAGAACCGACCGATGGATTCGATCCGACGACAGGTTGGGGCAGGTACGGTTCCCCATTGTTTCAAAGCACCTTGCTTACACTGGACCGAAATTTCAATGTGCAGCCGGATTTGGCCGTGGACTATAGCGTGAGTGAAGATGGATTGGAGTGGACTGTAAAAATTCGCGATGATGTGAAGTTTTCCGACGGTGAGCCGCTGACAATCGAGGATGTGATATTTACCTTTGAAACGGCCAAAAACAGCCAATCAGTGGTGGACTTACAAAACTTAAAAAAGATTGAAAAACTTGATGCCCAAACAGTGAAATTTGTTTTAGAAAGACCCCAATCGACCTTTTTATACACATTAACAATGCTAGGAATTGTGCCGAAACATGCCTATTCTGAAAACTATCGGGAAAATCCAATTGGCTCTGGACCATATAAGTTAGTGCAATGGGATAAAGGGCAGCAGCTAATTGTCGAGGAGAATCCTTATTATTACGGAAAAAAATCTCCTTTTAAAAAATTAACATTCCTCTTTTTATCCCAGGATGCCGCATTTTTAGCGGCAAAAGCGGGACAGGTGGATATTGTATCCGTTCCGCCAAACTTAGCGAAAGAATCCATTTCTGGAATGAAGTTAATCGCCCTGGATAGTGTAGATAACCGGGGGATTATGCTGCCTTTCGTAAAACCGGGATACGATGCTGAAAAAGGAATTGAAATTGGGCATGAGGTTACATCGGATCTGGCCATTCGAAAAGCGCTGAATATCGGCATTGACAGGGACAAGCTAGTGGAAGATGTTCTTGAAGGATTTGGCACTCCTGCTTTTTCGGTAGCGGATAAACTGCCATGGTGGAATGAAGAGACCGTTTTTGAAGATGGGGATACAGAAGCGGCAGAACAAATTTTAATGGATGCCGGATGGCGGAAAAACGCGGATGGAATTTTTGAAAAAGACGGAGAGAAGGCAAGTTTTACATTGGTATATCCCGCCAGTGACCAAACGCGCCAATCGTTGGCCATTGCATTTAAACAAATGGCCAAAGAAATCGGCATTGAGGTCAACACGGAAGGCAAAAGCTGGAGCGAAATCGAGGAAGTTATGCATTCAACGCCAGTCGTTATGGGATGGGGAAGCCATGACCCGATTGAAATTTACCACCTGTACCATAGCAAATACCGTGGCCAAGGCTATTCCAATGCTAACTATTATTCGAACAAAAAAGTCGACCAATATATGGACCAGGCTATTCATGCTATAACGCCGGAGGAAGCTAATGAATATTGGAAAAAAGCCCAATGGGATGGAGAAACGGGCTTTTCTGCTTTGGGCGATGCTCCATGGGTTTGGTTGGTGAATCTTCAGCACTTATATGTTGTGAATGAACATTTGAATATAGGCGAACAGAAGATACAACCCCATGGACACGGATGGCCGATAACGGAATTTATTGCAGATTGGACATGGGAAGAGTGA